From a single Hypomesus transpacificus isolate Combined female chromosome 14, fHypTra1, whole genome shotgun sequence genomic region:
- the foxb1a gene encoding forkhead box protein B1a: MPRPGRNTYSDQKPPYSYISLTAMAIQSCPEKMLPLSEIYKFIMDRFPYYRENTQRWQNSLRHNLSFNDCFIKIPRRPDQPGKGSFWALHPSCGDMFENGSFLRRRKRFKVMMMASDHLAASKQSDAAHYLQQQAKLRLSALAATGTHLPQMSSYNIGVSQPSTFKHPFAIENIIAREYKVPGSLAFSTMQTMSAGYPLHNQLTTAWPHMYNPGVIDTASPISMASDYSAYGVPIKSLCHGGQTLPAIPVPLKPTPTSVSGFSALPAHIPAFLSNSPQSLSPTSPQTATSQSSPSTPSDTLTNPSSLQPVAVH; this comes from the coding sequence ATGCCACGTCCAGGGAGAAACACCTACAGTGACCAGAAGCCACCTTACTCATACATCTCTCTCACTGCCATGGCTATACAGAGCTGCCCGGAGAAGATGCTTCCTCTCAGCGAAATATACAAGTTCATCATGGACAGATTTCCCTATtacagagaaaacacacaacGATGGCAAAATTCATTGCGACACAATCTTTCTTTCAACGATTGTTTCATCAAAATCCCACGTCGACCAGACCAACCGGGTAAGGGAAGTTTTTGGGCTCTTCATCCCAGTTGCGGCGACATGTTTGAGAATGGAAGTTTCTTGAGACGCCGCAAACGTTTCAAGGTAATGATGATGGCATCAGATCATTTGGCAGCTAGTAAGCAATCAGATGCTGCTCATTATCTTCAACAGCAAGCTAAACTGAGACTCAGTGCGTTAGCTGCCACGGGCACACATCTTCCACAAATGTCCAGCTATAACATAGGAGTCTCACAACCATCAACTTTTAAGCACCCGTTTGCTATTGAGAACATCATTGCCAGAGAGTACAAGGTGCCAGGCAGTCTTGCATTTTCTACCATGCAGACCATGTCAGCTGGGTATCCTCTCCACAATCAGTTGACTACAGCGTGGCCCCATATGTACAATCCCGGCGTGATAGACACAGCCTCTCCTATTTCCATGGCGAGTGATTACAGTGCTTATGGCGTCCCAATAAAGTCCCTCTGTCACGGAGGACAGACTTTACCAGCGATTCCTGTGCCATTAAAACCTACACCGACCTCAGTGTCTGGTTTCTCTGCGCTTCCTGCGCACATCCCCGCATTCTTATCAAACTCTCCGCAGTCTCTAAGCCCGACCTCACCTCAGACAGCGACGAGCCAAAGCAGCCCATCTACGCCCAGTGACACCCTCACAAACCCCTCCAGTCTGCAGCCAGTGGCTGTGCACTGA